Proteins encoded by one window of Micromonospora coxensis:
- a CDS encoding DUF5130 family protein, translating to MTVGEKRAEAGTGTPPEVLDGPFSTRQLLRIDEALRLADQGTGLVFSVYVGGLDEPIREHAERLHRQLAEPDRSVLVAVSPNQRQLEIVTGRQARKRIPDTYAKLAALSMVAAFGGGDLAGGIIQGLDQLASHAGKG from the coding sequence GTGACCGTTGGTGAGAAGCGGGCCGAGGCCGGGACGGGGACCCCGCCCGAGGTGCTGGACGGGCCGTTCTCGACCCGTCAGCTGCTCCGCATCGACGAGGCGCTGCGCCTGGCCGACCAGGGCACCGGCCTGGTCTTCTCGGTCTACGTCGGCGGCCTCGACGAGCCGATCCGCGAGCACGCCGAGCGGCTGCACCGCCAGCTCGCCGAGCCGGACCGGTCGGTGCTGGTCGCCGTGTCGCCCAACCAGCGCCAGCTGGAGATCGTCACCGGTCGGCAGGCCCGCAAGCGGATCCCCGACACGTACGCCAAGCTCGCCGCGCTGTCCATGGTGGCGGCGTTCGGCGGCGGCGACCTGGCCGGCGGCATCATCCAGGGCCTCGACCAGCTCGCCAGCCACGCCGGCAAGGGCTGA
- a CDS encoding poly(ethylene terephthalate) hydrolase family protein gives MRHALRPLLALALVGVGLTAAPAAGTAAPDVAPAALNPYQRGPNPTVSSIEATRGPFAIAQTTIAASSVSGFRGGTVYYPTSTAEGTFGAVAISPGYTATQSSVAWLGPRLASQGFVVVTIDTLSRYDQPASRGTQLLAALDHLTTASSVRARIDRNRLAVMGHSMGGGGSLSAANTRPSLQAAIPLTGWHTVKNWSSVRVPTLVVGAENDSVAPVSSHSEPFYTSLPATLDKAYLELNAAGHSAPTSTNVTVAKYSISWLKRFVDDDTRYEQFLCPAPRGTAIQEYRDTCPHS, from the coding sequence ATCCGCCACGCCCTCCGGCCGCTGCTCGCCCTCGCCCTGGTCGGCGTCGGGCTCACCGCCGCACCGGCCGCCGGGACCGCCGCGCCCGACGTCGCCCCGGCCGCGCTCAACCCGTACCAGCGCGGCCCGAACCCGACCGTGTCCAGCATCGAGGCGACCCGGGGCCCGTTCGCCATCGCCCAGACGACCATCGCCGCCTCCAGCGTCAGCGGCTTCCGCGGCGGCACCGTCTACTACCCCACCAGCACCGCCGAGGGGACCTTCGGCGCGGTGGCGATCTCCCCCGGCTACACCGCGACCCAGTCGAGCGTCGCGTGGCTCGGCCCCCGGCTGGCCTCGCAGGGCTTCGTCGTCGTCACCATCGACACGCTGTCCCGCTACGACCAGCCGGCCAGCCGGGGCACCCAACTGCTGGCCGCCCTGGACCACCTGACCACCGCCAGCTCCGTACGCGCCCGCATCGACCGCAACCGGCTCGCCGTGATGGGCCACTCGATGGGCGGCGGGGGCAGCCTGTCCGCGGCGAACACCCGGCCGAGCCTGCAGGCGGCGATCCCGCTGACCGGCTGGCACACCGTGAAGAACTGGTCGTCGGTACGGGTCCCCACGCTGGTCGTCGGGGCCGAGAACGACTCGGTGGCCCCGGTCTCCTCGCACTCGGAGCCCTTCTACACCAGCCTGCCGGCCACCCTGGACAAGGCGTACCTGGAGCTGAACGCCGCCGGCCACTCCGCGCCCACCTCGACGAACGTGACGGTGGCGAAGTACAGCATCTCGTGGCTCAAGCGGTTCGTCGACGACGACACCCGCTACGAGCAGTTCCTCTGCCCGGCGCCCCGGGGCACGGCGATCCAGGAGTACCGGGACACCTGCCCGCACTCCTGA
- the pepN gene encoding aminopeptidase N, giving the protein MRNLTQVEATERARLLDVTGYDISLDLSTAVQADGRTFRSVTEVRFRCTEPGASTFIEAAAESVRSATLNGAPVDLSGWSAEKGLTLTGLAADNTLVVDADFAYSNSGQGLHRTVDPVDGETYLYSQFETADAQKVFACFDQPDLKSVYTWHATVPEHWRVVSNMPVEREEPAGEALKTVHFTESARMSTYITALCAGPYHEVRDSHDGIDLGVFCRASMAPHLDSDDLFLITKQGFDFFHEQFGVRYPLPKYDQLWVPDFNAGAMENFGCVTHAESHYLFRSQVTDFEYEQRANTILHELAHMWFGDLVTMRWWNDLWLNESFAEWASHWCNTHATRFSEAWTTFLSIRKNWGYRQDQLSSTHPVYCEMPDLEAVEVNFDGITYAKGASVLKQLVAYVGEEPFLAGLRAYFGKHAWGNATFDDLLTELETASGRELRKFAAQWLETAQVNTLRPEVTIGADGAYERVLVRQEAPAGHPTLRTHRIGVGLYDLTDGRLVRRERVEVDVTGDRTELSVLHGKPAADVLLLNDDDLTYTKLRLDERSMSTVVQHIGGFESSLARALCWTAAWDMVRDAELSARDYVALVLAGLPAETDINLVTATLRQASTTLTYYADPEWAPTGWAQLARTARATLAAAEPGSGFQLAWARAYASAARSAEDLATLRGWLNGNDVPAGLTIDTELRWTILEALVANGAAGPDEIEAELAGDRTASGEREAAYAHALVPTPENKAAVWAQLTGPEALPNWRNRALLQGFTHAAQVELTAPYRERYFATVAQVWAQRDSEPAQEFVQLAYPAYLVEEETVAATDAWLAQDGHPASLRRLVAEGRDGVVRALRARARDAQTA; this is encoded by the coding sequence GTGCGCAACCTGACCCAGGTCGAGGCCACCGAGCGGGCCCGCCTGCTCGACGTGACCGGGTACGACATCAGCCTGGACCTGTCCACCGCGGTGCAGGCCGACGGCCGCACCTTCCGGTCGGTGACCGAGGTCCGGTTCCGTTGCACCGAGCCGGGCGCCAGCACCTTCATCGAGGCCGCCGCCGAGTCGGTGCGGTCGGCGACGTTGAACGGCGCGCCCGTCGACCTCTCCGGCTGGTCGGCCGAGAAGGGGCTGACCCTCACCGGGCTGGCCGCCGATAACACCCTCGTCGTGGACGCGGACTTCGCGTACTCCAACAGTGGGCAGGGCCTGCACCGCACGGTGGACCCGGTCGACGGGGAGACCTACCTCTACAGCCAGTTCGAGACGGCCGACGCGCAGAAGGTCTTCGCCTGCTTCGACCAGCCCGACCTGAAGAGCGTCTACACCTGGCACGCCACCGTCCCGGAGCACTGGCGGGTGGTGTCCAACATGCCGGTGGAGCGCGAGGAGCCGGCCGGCGAGGCGCTCAAGACCGTGCACTTCACCGAGTCGGCGCGGATGAGCACGTACATCACCGCGCTCTGCGCCGGGCCGTACCACGAGGTGCGCGACAGCCACGACGGCATCGACCTGGGCGTGTTCTGCCGGGCCTCGATGGCGCCGCACCTGGACTCCGACGACCTGTTCCTCATCACCAAGCAGGGCTTCGACTTCTTCCACGAGCAGTTCGGGGTGCGCTACCCGCTGCCCAAGTACGACCAGCTCTGGGTGCCGGACTTCAACGCCGGCGCGATGGAGAACTTCGGCTGCGTGACCCACGCCGAGTCGCACTACCTGTTCCGCTCGCAGGTCACCGACTTCGAGTACGAGCAGCGGGCCAACACGATCCTGCACGAGCTGGCGCACATGTGGTTCGGTGACCTGGTCACCATGCGCTGGTGGAACGACCTGTGGCTCAACGAGTCGTTCGCCGAGTGGGCCAGCCACTGGTGCAACACCCACGCCACCCGCTTCTCCGAGGCGTGGACGACGTTCCTGTCGATCCGCAAGAACTGGGGCTACCGGCAGGACCAGCTCTCCTCCACCCACCCGGTCTACTGCGAGATGCCGGACCTGGAGGCGGTCGAGGTCAACTTCGACGGCATCACGTACGCCAAGGGCGCCAGCGTGCTCAAGCAGCTCGTGGCGTACGTCGGCGAGGAGCCGTTCCTGGCCGGCCTGCGCGCGTACTTCGGCAAGCACGCCTGGGGCAACGCCACCTTCGACGACCTGCTCACCGAACTGGAGACCGCCTCCGGCCGCGAGCTGCGCAAGTTCGCCGCGCAGTGGCTGGAGACCGCGCAGGTCAACACGCTGCGCCCCGAGGTGACGATCGGCGCGGACGGCGCGTACGAGCGGGTGCTGGTGCGCCAGGAGGCGCCGGCCGGGCACCCGACGCTGCGTACCCACCGCATCGGCGTCGGCCTGTACGACCTGACCGACGGGCGGCTGGTCCGCCGGGAGCGGGTCGAGGTGGACGTCACCGGAGACCGGACCGAACTCTCCGTCCTGCACGGCAAGCCGGCCGCGGACGTGCTGCTGCTCAACGACGACGACCTGACGTACACGAAGCTGCGGCTCGACGAGCGGTCGATGTCCACGGTGGTGCAGCACATCGGCGGCTTCGAGTCGTCGCTGGCCCGGGCGCTGTGCTGGACGGCCGCCTGGGACATGGTCCGGGACGCCGAACTCTCCGCCCGCGACTACGTCGCGCTGGTGCTGGCCGGGCTGCCCGCCGAGACCGACATCAACCTGGTCACCGCGACCCTGCGCCAGGCGAGCACCACCCTCACCTACTACGCCGACCCGGAGTGGGCGCCGACCGGCTGGGCGCAGCTGGCCCGCACCGCGCGGGCGACGCTGGCGGCGGCCGAGCCGGGCAGCGGCTTCCAGCTCGCCTGGGCGCGCGCGTACGCCTCGGCGGCCCGCTCGGCGGAGGACCTGGCGACGCTGCGCGGCTGGCTGAACGGCAACGACGTGCCGGCCGGGCTGACCATCGACACCGAACTGCGCTGGACGATCCTCGAGGCGCTGGTGGCCAACGGGGCGGCCGGCCCGGACGAGATCGAGGCCGAGCTGGCCGGCGACCGGACGGCCAGCGGCGAGCGGGAGGCCGCGTACGCGCACGCGCTGGTGCCGACCCCGGAGAACAAGGCGGCGGTGTGGGCGCAGCTGACCGGGCCGGAGGCGCTGCCGAACTGGCGTAACCGGGCGCTGTTGCAGGGCTTCACCCACGCGGCGCAGGTGGAACTGACCGCGCCGTACCGGGAGCGGTACTTCGCCACCGTGGCGCAGGTCTGGGCGCAGCGCGACAGCGAGCCGGCGCAGGAGTTCGTGCAGCTCGCCTACCCCGCCTACCTGGTGGAGGAGGAGACGGTGGCGGCCACCGACGCCTGGCTGGCGCAGGACGGGCACCCGGCGTCGCTGCGCCGGCTGGTCGCCGAGGGCCGCGACGGCGTGGTCCGCGCGCTGCGCGCCCGCGCCCGGGACGCGCAGACCGCCTGA
- a CDS encoding DUF1015 family protein, producing MTVVHPIARAWITTGGTGAQNYDEFADDAEITAIIEANPHSALGIEMPHRAPESLGKSFLDALPDAVARLAEAKADGSYTPAEQAVVLYRISAPGEEPAYGLFAMVDTDQISTSADEPGLVIRNEDVFIAKVRERVALAEALGHLLSPVLLLQTGRGDELHAALAAATDAAGAPAATDTDQAGRTHAIWLLGPGPEQDALTALAGGGELVVADGNHRSLAAQTGGLPRFLAVVTTPASVAIQPYNRLVSELTTTPAELLDRLRAAGAQITEIDDPVEVPAAGGTVHLRLAGQGYAVRLPHDGGAGRLENLDHALVERLLLREALGLDPGDKRITYVGGDYPASWLTGEVDAGRAELAVLIAPVTVDDFVAVNLAREKMPRKSTWFTPKARGGLVVAELSR from the coding sequence ATGACGGTCGTGCATCCGATCGCCCGGGCCTGGATCACCACTGGCGGCACCGGCGCGCAGAACTACGACGAGTTCGCCGACGACGCGGAGATCACCGCGATCATCGAGGCGAACCCGCACAGTGCCCTCGGCATCGAGATGCCCCACCGGGCGCCGGAGAGCCTCGGGAAGTCCTTCCTCGACGCGCTCCCCGACGCGGTGGCCCGGCTCGCCGAGGCGAAGGCCGACGGCAGCTACACCCCGGCCGAGCAGGCCGTGGTCCTCTACCGGATCAGCGCGCCGGGGGAGGAGCCGGCGTACGGCCTCTTCGCGATGGTCGACACCGACCAGATCTCCACCAGCGCCGACGAGCCCGGCCTGGTCATCCGCAACGAGGACGTCTTCATCGCGAAGGTCCGGGAGCGGGTGGCGCTCGCCGAGGCGCTCGGGCACCTGCTCTCGCCCGTACTCCTGCTGCAGACCGGGCGGGGCGACGAGCTGCACGCCGCCCTCGCCGCGGCGACCGACGCGGCCGGGGCGCCGGCCGCGACCGACACCGACCAGGCCGGGCGCACGCACGCCATCTGGCTGCTCGGTCCGGGCCCGGAGCAGGACGCGCTGACCGCGCTGGCCGGTGGCGGCGAGCTGGTGGTCGCCGACGGCAACCACCGCAGCCTGGCCGCGCAGACCGGTGGCCTGCCGCGCTTCCTCGCCGTGGTCACCACCCCGGCGTCGGTCGCGATCCAGCCCTACAACCGGCTGGTCAGCGAGCTGACCACCACCCCGGCCGAGCTGCTCGACCGGCTCCGCGCCGCCGGCGCGCAGATCACCGAGATCGACGACCCGGTCGAGGTCCCGGCGGCCGGTGGCACCGTCCACCTCCGCCTGGCCGGCCAGGGGTACGCGGTCCGGCTGCCGCACGACGGCGGCGCCGGCCGGCTGGAGAACCTCGACCACGCCCTGGTCGAGCGGCTGCTGCTGCGCGAGGCGCTCGGCCTCGATCCGGGCGACAAGCGGATCACCTACGTCGGCGGCGACTACCCGGCGAGCTGGCTCACCGGTGAGGTCGACGCCGGCCGGGCCGAGCTGGCCGTCCTCATCGCCCCGGTGACCGTGGACGACTTCGTCGCGGTGAACCTGGCGCGGGAGAAGATGCCGCGCAAGAGCACCTGGTTCACCCCGAAGGCGCGCGGCGGCCTGGTCGTCGCCGAGCTGTCCCGCTGA
- a CDS encoding PIN domain-containing protein — protein MIPPAGLYLIDTSAWGRLRQPVVGKRIAAILEEGLAATCVPLDLEDGRSARDFRDAMAVRARRAELMVDLPITSAVATRARDLQLALTSRGHHRAASPVDVLVAAAAAEYSATVLHYDRDFDLLAEVGGPRSEWIAPPGTLA, from the coding sequence GTGATCCCACCTGCCGGGCTGTACCTGATAGACACGTCGGCGTGGGGTCGACTCCGGCAACCCGTCGTGGGCAAGCGCATCGCGGCCATCCTCGAGGAGGGACTCGCGGCGACCTGCGTACCGCTCGATCTGGAGGACGGGCGGAGTGCCCGCGACTTCCGTGACGCGATGGCGGTGCGGGCGCGTCGGGCGGAACTGATGGTCGATCTTCCGATCACGTCGGCGGTGGCCACCCGGGCGCGGGACCTGCAACTGGCGCTCACGTCCCGAGGGCACCATCGCGCCGCCAGTCCGGTGGACGTGTTGGTCGCCGCCGCTGCCGCCGAGTACTCGGCGACCGTCCTGCACTACGACCGTGACTTCGACCTGTTGGCCGAGGTGGGCGGGCCCCGGTCGGAGTGGATCGCCCCACCCGGCACCCTCGCCTGA
- the ctaJ gene encoding aa3-type cytochrome oxidase subunit CtaJ — translation MSVTETALIFAGIPAAVVLVIAGLVFAGNRGSGGGAKRYRPGRPFDFTPVWFLGRPEQLADSAGTALAAGAQAPALSSRKQEQAGVEAPAGGTGGASDRW, via the coding sequence TTGTCTGTCACTGAGACTGCGCTGATCTTCGCCGGCATCCCCGCGGCGGTGGTGCTGGTGATCGCCGGGCTGGTCTTCGCCGGCAACCGCGGCAGCGGCGGCGGCGCCAAGCGTTACCGGCCGGGTCGCCCGTTCGACTTCACGCCGGTCTGGTTCCTGGGTCGCCCGGAGCAGCTGGCCGACTCGGCCGGCACCGCGCTGGCCGCGGGCGCGCAGGCACCGGCGTTGAGCAGCCGCAAGCAGGAGCAGGCCGGCGTCGAGGCGCCGGCCGGTGGAACCGGAGGCGCAAGTGACCGTTGGTGA
- a CDS encoding amidase — MAEPHDLTALEQAAAVARGELSSVELVTHHLARVAALGDTLGAFVTVTPERALAAARAADAAPPEGRGPLHGVPTAVKDLTLTAGVRTTFGSAAFTDFVPPLDADVVRLMAAAGLVSLGKTTTSELGCSLYSEGLVAPPARNPWDLACTAGGSSGGAAAAVAGGLVPVAQGSDGGGSLRIPASLCGLVGYKPSRGVVSGGPVGFGAFGLPTNGPIGRTVADVAALLDVLAEPVPGEPYLPPPRPDGGYLAAARGATPGRLRIGRFTAPMLADEPVHPDCRAAVDRAADLLTAAGHEVVEVPPPLGPAVWPLFETLWYVLALAPVPPEREALLLPLTRHLRARGAAVGAGALMATLGEIQAQVRVGARRSAGCDLLLCPTLAAPQAPVGWFTGACDPAADFDRQRRFSPFCAVFNVTGQPSVSLPIGRTATDLPVGVLLTGRYGDDARLIAAAAQLEHCSDGWDRHPAIWRGVDSANVNGSGVGGSTP; from the coding sequence ATGGCCGAGCCGCACGACCTGACCGCGTTGGAGCAGGCCGCCGCCGTCGCGCGGGGCGAGCTCTCCAGCGTGGAACTGGTCACCCACCACCTGGCCCGGGTGGCCGCGCTCGGTGACACCCTCGGCGCGTTCGTCACCGTCACGCCGGAGCGCGCGCTCGCCGCCGCCCGCGCCGCCGACGCGGCGCCACCCGAGGGGCGCGGGCCGCTGCACGGCGTACCGACCGCGGTCAAGGACCTGACCCTGACCGCCGGGGTGCGCACCACCTTCGGCTCGGCCGCCTTCACCGACTTCGTCCCGCCGCTGGACGCCGACGTGGTCCGGCTGATGGCCGCCGCCGGGCTGGTCAGCCTCGGCAAGACCACCACCTCCGAGCTGGGCTGCTCGCTCTACTCCGAGGGGCTGGTCGCGCCGCCCGCCCGGAACCCGTGGGACCTGGCCTGCACCGCCGGCGGGTCCAGCGGTGGCGCGGCGGCCGCAGTGGCCGGCGGACTGGTCCCGGTCGCCCAGGGCTCCGACGGTGGCGGGTCGCTGCGCATCCCCGCCTCCCTCTGCGGCCTGGTCGGCTACAAGCCCAGCCGGGGCGTGGTCTCCGGCGGGCCGGTCGGCTTCGGCGCGTTCGGCCTGCCCACCAACGGCCCGATCGGGCGTACCGTCGCCGACGTCGCCGCGCTGCTGGACGTGCTGGCGGAGCCGGTGCCCGGCGAGCCGTACCTGCCGCCGCCCCGACCCGACGGCGGCTACCTCGCCGCCGCCCGCGGGGCCACGCCCGGGCGGCTGCGGATCGGGCGGTTCACCGCGCCGATGCTCGCCGACGAGCCGGTCCACCCCGACTGCCGGGCCGCCGTCGACCGGGCCGCTGACCTGCTCACCGCCGCCGGCCACGAGGTGGTCGAGGTGCCCCCGCCCCTCGGCCCCGCGGTCTGGCCGCTCTTCGAGACCCTCTGGTACGTGCTGGCGCTCGCCCCGGTGCCGCCCGAGCGGGAGGCCCTGCTCCTGCCGTTGACCCGCCACCTACGGGCCCGGGGCGCGGCGGTCGGCGCCGGCGCGCTGATGGCCACCCTTGGCGAGATCCAGGCCCAGGTACGCGTCGGCGCCCGTCGCTCGGCCGGCTGCGACCTGCTGCTCTGCCCCACCCTGGCCGCGCCGCAGGCGCCGGTGGGCTGGTTCACCGGCGCCTGCGACCCGGCCGCCGACTTCGACCGGCAGCGGCGGTTCTCGCCGTTCTGCGCCGTCTTCAACGTCACGGGCCAGCCGTCCGTCTCGCTGCCGATCGGGCGGACCGCGACGGACCTGCCCGTCGGAGTGCTGTTGACCGGTCGCTACGGCGACGACGCCCGGCTGATCGCTGCCGCCGCGCAACTGGAACACTGTAGTGACGGGTGGGATCGGCACCCCGCAATCTGGCGGGGCGTCGACTCCGCTAACGTGAATGGCAGCGGAGTCGGGGGGTCGACGCCATGA
- a CDS encoding GNAT family N-acetyltransferase — protein MTDPAPTVVVPRPDDFDDIAELLGDAFHDPYDPESREAARGVFEPDRALLVRDAGTAVAHAAAFTRTLSVPGATVPAAHVTMVAVATTHRRRGLLRTLMHRQLRELHDAGREPVAVLWASEGRIYPRFGYGLAVQRLTLDCPATTELRLPEPTSAAGTLRLAAPAAVQPELARLYDRLRVERPGWSDRDERWWRYVLCDPPGARDGATARRALLYEGPDGLDGYALWRSRPEWQRTGPTGLVQVDEVVAADPDAYLAIWRTLLSVDLTRRLSYFRAAVDDPLLRLVNEPRQLGPQLMDALWVRLVDVPAALAARRYATAVDVVVEVTDPLLPENTGRWRLTGGPQGAACARTDDPAELACDVRCLGELYLGGAGLTALAAAGRVRELRPGTLAAAGPAFGWHRAPAPMDIF, from the coding sequence GACGCCTTCCACGATCCCTACGACCCCGAGTCGCGCGAGGCCGCCCGGGGTGTCTTCGAGCCGGACCGGGCACTGCTGGTCCGCGACGCGGGGACCGCCGTGGCGCACGCCGCCGCGTTCACCCGCACGCTCAGCGTGCCCGGGGCGACCGTGCCGGCCGCGCACGTGACCATGGTGGCGGTGGCGACCACGCACCGCCGCCGGGGCCTGCTCCGCACGCTGATGCACCGGCAGCTGCGGGAGCTCCACGACGCCGGCCGGGAACCGGTCGCCGTGCTCTGGGCCAGCGAGGGGCGGATCTACCCCCGGTTCGGCTACGGCCTGGCCGTGCAGCGCCTCACCCTGGACTGCCCGGCCACCACCGAGCTGCGGCTGCCGGAGCCGACGTCCGCCGCGGGCACGCTGCGCCTGGCCGCGCCGGCGGCGGTGCAGCCCGAGCTGGCCCGGCTGTACGACCGGCTGCGCGTCGAGCGCCCCGGCTGGTCGGACCGGGACGAGCGCTGGTGGCGGTACGTGCTCTGCGACCCGCCCGGTGCGCGTGACGGCGCGACCGCGCGCCGGGCGCTGCTGTACGAGGGGCCGGACGGGCTGGACGGGTACGCGCTCTGGCGCAGCAGACCGGAGTGGCAGCGGACCGGGCCGACCGGGCTGGTCCAGGTCGACGAGGTGGTGGCCGCCGACCCGGACGCGTACCTGGCGATCTGGCGGACGCTGCTCTCGGTCGACCTGACCCGGCGGCTCTCCTACTTCCGGGCCGCCGTGGACGACCCGCTGCTGCGCCTGGTCAACGAGCCGCGCCAGCTCGGGCCACAGCTGATGGACGCGCTCTGGGTACGGCTGGTCGACGTCCCCGCCGCGCTGGCCGCCCGCCGGTACGCCACGGCGGTTGACGTGGTGGTCGAGGTGACCGACCCGCTGCTGCCGGAGAACACCGGCCGCTGGCGGCTCACCGGCGGTCCGCAGGGCGCGGCGTGCGCCCGCACGGACGACCCGGCGGAGCTGGCCTGCGACGTGCGCTGCCTCGGCGAGCTCTACCTCGGCGGGGCCGGGCTGACCGCGCTGGCCGCCGCGGGCCGGGTGCGGGAGCTGCGTCCCGGCACGCTCGCCGCCGCCGGCCCGGCCTTCGGCTGGCACCGCGCCCCGGCGCCGATGGACATCTTCTGA
- a CDS encoding mycothiol-dependent nitroreductase Rv2466c family protein, with translation MWFDPLCPWAWITSRWLLEVEQVRDVAIRFHVMSLSVLNEGRELPEEYVDLMRQGWGPVRVCIAVEQAHGAETLAKLYTAMGTRIHLGKEPLGREMIVGALTDVGLDASFADAAGSTAYDEALRASHEAGMRPVGTDVGTPVVHAPGPDGGTVAFFGPVITPAPKGEAAGRLWDGVLLVAGTPGFYELKRSREIGPMFD, from the coding sequence ATGTGGTTCGATCCGCTCTGCCCGTGGGCGTGGATCACCTCCCGCTGGCTGCTGGAGGTGGAGCAGGTCCGGGACGTGGCGATCCGCTTCCACGTGATGAGCCTGTCGGTGCTCAACGAGGGCCGGGAGCTGCCCGAGGAGTACGTCGACCTGATGCGCCAGGGCTGGGGCCCGGTGCGGGTCTGCATCGCCGTGGAGCAGGCGCACGGCGCCGAGACGCTGGCGAAGCTCTACACCGCCATGGGCACCCGGATCCACCTCGGCAAGGAGCCGCTCGGCCGGGAGATGATCGTCGGGGCGCTCACCGACGTCGGGCTGGACGCCTCGTTCGCCGACGCCGCCGGATCCACCGCGTACGACGAGGCGCTGCGGGCCAGCCACGAGGCGGGCATGCGGCCGGTCGGCACGGACGTCGGCACCCCGGTCGTGCACGCCCCCGGTCCGGACGGCGGCACGGTGGCCTTCTTCGGCCCGGTGATCACCCCGGCGCCCAAGGGCGAGGCGGCCGGCCGGCTCTGGGACGGCGTGCTGCTGGTCGCCGGCACCCCCGGCTTCTACGAGCTGAAGCGCTCCCGCGAGATCGGCCCGATGTTCGACTGA
- a CDS encoding ribose-5-phosphate isomerase yields the protein MRVYLGSDHAGFELKVHLANHLAKQGYEVVDVGPHAFDPDDDYPAFCLHTGQRVVDDPGSLGVVIGGSGNGEQIAANKVAGVRAALAWNIDTAQLGREHNDANVVAVGARQHTLDEATAIVEAFLTTPFSGNERHSRRIEQVAAYERTRELPELP from the coding sequence ATGCGCGTCTACCTGGGATCCGACCACGCCGGTTTCGAGTTGAAGGTGCACCTGGCCAACCATCTGGCCAAGCAGGGGTACGAGGTGGTCGACGTCGGCCCGCACGCCTTCGACCCGGACGACGACTACCCGGCCTTCTGCCTGCACACCGGCCAGCGGGTGGTCGACGACCCGGGCAGCCTCGGGGTGGTCATCGGCGGCTCCGGCAACGGCGAGCAGATCGCCGCGAACAAGGTCGCCGGCGTCCGCGCCGCGCTGGCCTGGAACATCGACACCGCCCAGCTCGGCCGGGAGCACAACGACGCCAACGTGGTGGCCGTCGGCGCCCGCCAGCACACCCTGGACGAGGCGACCGCCATCGTCGAGGCGTTCCTCACCACCCCGTTCTCCGGCAACGAGCGGCACTCCCGCCGGATCGAGCAGGTCGCCGCGTACGAGCGCACCCGCGAGCTTCCCGAACTGCCCTGA
- a CDS encoding type II toxin-antitoxin system VapB family antitoxin: protein MKTVIDLDDELLERARRELGTKSKKDTIHAALRLVAERSKRVEAVRELLSIDRDWTGLLEDDKTPRGEQDAA from the coding sequence GTGAAGACTGTCATTGATCTCGACGATGAACTGCTCGAACGGGCCAGGCGTGAACTCGGTACCAAGAGCAAGAAGGACACCATTCATGCCGCCCTGCGATTGGTGGCGGAGCGGAGCAAGCGGGTCGAGGCGGTCCGTGAACTGCTCTCGATCGACCGTGACTGGACCGGCCTGCTGGAGGACGACAAGACTCCCCGGGGTGAGCAGGACGCGGCGTGA